The Spiroplasma apis B31 genomic sequence ATAGATATTTTATTTTTTTTATAATGTTATATTTAGTCATAAAAAAAATCTCCATATATAGAATTTATGAATAAATAAACATAAATGTATATAAGGAGAATTGTAGTTATAATTTTATTATTTCATCAAAATTTTGATTGTTTAAAATATTAGTTGTGTGGGAAATAAATATAATAGTTTTCTTTAAACCACCTATAATATTTTCTATTATTTCTCTATTTCCTTTATCTAAATTTGAAGTTATTTCATCAAAAATCAATATTTGTTTATTTTGTGTTAAAGATCTTGCTATTGATATTCTTTGTAACTCACCACCAGACAAATTGCTGAAGTCATTATTTAAATCACTTTCCAAACTAGCGGAATTTGCTAATTCATTCAAATTAACGTTTTTCAAAGCTTTGAATAGTTTTCCATCTTCAATACTTGGATCAAACAAAGAAATATTATTTCTCAAACTATCATTAAAAATGATAGTTTTTTGGGGCATATATCAAATTAAATTTTTAATATCCTCCTTACTCAATGATTTATAATCGTGTTTTTCATTTATTATCAAATTACCTTGATAGTTATCTATTAAACCGAAAACAATATTTAGTAAAGTAGTTTTACCTTTTCCAGAATCACCAACAATCAAGTATTTTTTATTTTTTTCAAAAGTTAAATTAATATTTTTGAATATGTCTTTTTCAGCAACTTTATAGCTTAAATTTTTTACTTCTAGCTTTTCAAAAGCAATAAATTTTTTTGGATGTACTTGTTTCTCGTTATAATTAAATTTTTTGATCATGATAGTTCCTGCTTTTATAATAAAAGCAGAACCGAATAAACCGTTTACACCATTAAAAAATGTACCTGATATATTTGTAACTGCAAGTATTGAACCAACTTCTGTGTAATTATTTAACGATAAGAAAATTGAAACAAATAGCATAATCATTTGACTAGAAATAAATAAAGAGAATAAGATTAAACCTTGAAAAGCGTTTACATATTGATAAGAAGCGACAGCTTTTTCTTCGCGTTTATTAGCTATGTTTATCAAGTTTGCAAACTTTCTTTTTTTCATTTGCATAAGAAAAAATTATATAACCATTTAGTAGGTTTTCAACCTTGCTTGAAAAAATTTCTCTCTCTTTTGACATTTTCTCGGTTTTTTTAGTAACAATTGATTGAACTAATGTCGGTAGTACTATCATAAGTATTGTTATCCCTAAAAGTGATAAACCTATTATTCAATGAAATGTAAAAATAGCATACGTTGCTAAAATTATAGCAGACAAGCTTTTGATCACATTGAACAAGTTTTCTATGCATAAATTTTCAATTGAATTGACATCATTTGTAAATCATGATATCAATTCTCCTTTTTTATAACTGTTATATTCTTGATCACTAAATGAAATTATTTTTCTGCATATAAGGTTTTTTAATTCAATTTTTATTTTTTTAACAGTATATATTTTTAGTATGTTAGATATATAGTTTGATATTATTGATAATAAAAACGATATTGCCACTATTATCGTATCTTTTGTAACACCTTGAATATTTTTTTCAAAGACATTATTTAAAACACTAGATAATTGATATCCTGCATAAACCATACAACCGTTTGAAACGGATGTTATTAAAAAGTAAGCGAAAATCAAATACCAATATTTATTAGTTAATCTTGTAAGTTTCACAATTTTAATCCTTTCTAAAATTATTTACAAATAATTTGTGAAATGTTCAAAAAATTGTTAGCAAACTGATCACCATAAAATAATCTTAATCTTTTTATAAATTGTGTTTTCAAAAAACTTACAATTAAATACGTGATTCTTTTATAACTTTTGTAAATCTCAAAACTAATCAGAAACATAAAGAAAATTAAAGATTTAATATACTCATAAAAAGTTGTAATCACAGAAAAAATATTCTCTATAACTTTTATCTTTATTAAATTTGATTTTGCAAAACTTATTTGCAAAATCAAAAAAGTATAAGCATATGTAATCAGAAGTAAAATTGTTAAAAGATTAAAAAAAACAAATAAATCAACTTGTTTATTATTTGTATACAAATAAAAGATGATATTTAACATAGATATAAGAGAAATAGTTAAATAATATTTAAATCAATATATTATTTCATAACAATATGAAGACATTGTTTTAACTAAGTTTATAAAAAGTAACATTGTAGATACAAAAAACAAAAGACTAAAGAAATTAATCAAAGATGTAAATAAAAATAATAAAGAGTTTTGTAAATTATGATATATAAATGTAAGTGTTAGAGACAAAAGTATCATGAAGAATATCGATATCATTTTATGATTTATAATTATTTTATTATTTAGCCTTATTTTCATATCATCACCTAGTTTTAGTATACACCTCTAGTTAAATTTATTTTTTTTATTGCTTGCTAAAAAAACTTAATCTTCTTTACTCTTTGCGTATATTTTTTCAGTGATTGTTCTTTGAAAGTCAAACTACTTGAATTTTATCTTTTGCTTTGAAATGAGAAAAATACTTCAGAGAACAAACAAAATAGCACTTATAAGATTCGACAAGAATCTTATTTGTAACAAAACAAGAGATTTCGTTCGTCTGTTAACGATTTAAATTATTATGCATAGTGAATTTCTAACAACCAACTTGATAGTAAATACTTTTGATTATTTTTTTAAACTGTCAGAAATTTTTTCAAAAAATAAAATATTATAATATTTAAGTTTAATAAAAGAAAAGAACTGACAATAAAATTTCGCTAGTTCTGTATCAAACAAGCGGATATAAAATGGTATAAAGATCGAAAAAAAACTAATTGATGGGGTTATGTACCATTTTAGAGTGTAAAAGCAAATAAATATAACAGCTTCACTTGACGGAATATTCGTAGCATTTTTAACAAATTCATTAGTATTTATTGATGTAGCCTTATCAAAAGTACTTCGTAATGCATTCTTAATTACGACAATTATATCCGATATCAAAAGTTAAAATTAGTATTTTTGGGTACTGATGGAATTAGAGATAAGTATAAAACTATTAAATAATTTATTAAAACCTTCTTTATGAAGGTTTTTATTATGCTCAATTAGTATTTTTAACCTTTTAAAAATGGTGTAAAATTATATGGTTAGAAATAGGAGATTAATATGATTCAAAAACCAAGAGGAACAGAAGATTTATTTAATGAAAAGGTGAGAGAATTCTTTGCGTTAGAGTTAATTATTAGAAATTTAGTTGATTTATACAATTATCAAGAAATAAGAACACCAATTTTTGAGTCATTAGAGCTATTTAAACGAAGTGTTGGTGAGCAAACTGATATAGTTTCTAAAGAAATGTACGTATTTAATGATAAAAAAAACCGTGAACTAGCATTAAAACCAGAGGGAACTGCACCAACAGTTAGATCTATTATTGAAAATAAACTTTATATAAACGAAAACTTACCATTGAAACTATTTTATTTTGGTAGCATGTTTCGTTACGAAAGACCCCAATCAGGAAGACAAAGACAATTTAACCAATTTGGCGTTGAAGTTTTTGGTAAAAAAACCCCTGAATTAGATGCAGAAATACTATGTTTAGCTGTTTCATTATTAAGAACTGTTGGAATAGAAGAGTTTCAAGTAAACTTAAATTACTTAATTACGGGAGAAAAAAGAGAAACATATATTGCATATTTAAAAGAAACATTAAGTGGTTTAGATTTATGTCAAGATTGTCAAAAGAGAATCGAATTAAATCCTTTACGTGTTTTAGATTGCAAAATTGATGCACCTAAATTCAAAGATTTAAAAGACATGAAAGAATATTTGAGTAATGATGAGAAAGAATACTATCAACAACTTAAAAATAATCTTAATAACTTAGGAATAACTTATCAAGAAAATGGTATGCTTGTTCGTGGATTAGACTATTATACTGGTTTTGTTTTTGAAGTTATTGATGATACTGGAAGCACCCTTATTGGTGGTGGAAGATACGATAATTTAGTTCAAGAATTAGGAAATGTTGAGTTACAGGCAGCTGGATTTGGGATGGGTATCGAAAGAATCATCAATAAACTGGAAACACTAGGTATATCATTGGCTGAAGAACAAAGTGTTGATTGCTATATTATCGCTTTGTGTGAAAAAGCTAAACAATTCTCAAATATTTTATTACTAATGATGCGTAGTGCAGGTATAAAATCAGAGTTCAATTACCAAGAAAGAAATTTAAAGTCAGCATTCAAGTTTTCAGAAAAACTTAAGGCTAAAAATATCATAATTATTGGAGAAAATGAATTAAAAAACAATGTTGTGGTTATTAAAAATCAGATAACCAAAAAGGAAATAACTGTACCTTTTGATAAAATTATAGAAACAATAAGGGAGAAATAAAAATAATGAGAAGAAGTCACACCTGTGGTCAATTAACAATTAAGGAAATTAACCAAAATGTCGTTCTTGAAGGATGAGTTGCCAAAGTTCGTAAAATGGGAGCATTGAATTTTGTGGATTTAAGGGATCGTTATGGTATTACACAATTAGTGGTAGATGAAAATATGAGTTTAGAGTTTTTGAAACCTGAATATGTTGTTAGAGTTTCGGGAGTTGTTATTGAAAGAAAATCAAAAAACGCAGACTTAATCACTGGTGAAATTGAAGTTAAATTAAATAAAATTGAGTTAATTAATAAATCAGAATTAACTCCTTTTGAGATTAAAAACAACATTGACTCACAAGAAGACACAAGATTAACTTATCGTTATTTAGACTTGCGTCGCCCTGAAATGCAAAATATTTTAGTAACAAGAAGTAAAGTTAATAATATTATTCGTAATTATTTTGTAAATAACGATTTTATCGAGATTGAAACACCAATATTTGGTAAGTCTACACCAGAAGGTGCTAGAGACTTTTTGGTTCCTTCAAGATTAAATCCTGGTAAATTTTATGCTCTACCACAATCTCCACAATTATATAAACAATTATTCATGATTGCAGGGTTAGACCGTTACTTTCAAATAGTTAAATGTTTTAGAGATGAAGATTTAAGAATTGATCGTCAATTAGAGTTCACTCAATTGGATATGGAAATGGCTTTTGCAGAACAAGAAGATGTTATGCAAACAATTGAAAGTTTATTGAAAAAATTAGTATTAGATTTAAAAGGTGTTGACATAAAAGGTAATTTTTTACGCCTAACTTACCAAGAAGCTATGGAAAAATATGGAAATGATAAGCCTGATATTCGTTTTGGATACGAAATTCACACTTTAAATAATATATTCGATAATACAGAAATACCTTTATTTTCTAATCTTCAAGATAAAAAAATTAGAGCGATTTGTGTTGACGCACTTTTAACTAAAAAAGATTTAGAAACATTAAGCGAAGTAGCTAAGCAAAATAGCGTGAATATCTTAGCCTTTGCTAAATTTGATCAAAACGAATGATCTGGTTCAATTGGTTCAAAATTGAATGATGCAGAAAAACAAGCATTAATCAAAGAGTTTGATATTAAAGAAAAAAGCACAATTCTATTTGTAGTTGATGAATATTATCGTGCAAGTAAAGCACTTAGTGCCGTAAGAAACACAGTCGCAAGCTTATTGAATACCTTAGACCCAAATGAATTGAAATTCTTATGGGTTGTTGATTTTCCGTTATTTGAGTTTTCTGAAGAAGAGAACCGTTATGTTGCTGCTCATCATCCATTTACAATGCCATCAGAAAATTGTTTAAAAGATTTTGACATAAATAAAGAAAAAGCTTTTGCAAAAGCATATGATATAGTTCTTAATGGTTTTGAAATTGGTGGTGGAAGTCAAAGAATTACTGATCAAACTATTCAAAAACGAATGTTTGATGCTATCGGGTTAACTGAAAACCAAATTAAAGATAATTTTGGTTGATTTGTAAATGCCTATAATTATGGGGCTCCTTATCATGCTGGGTGTGCTCTAGGTTTAGACAGAATAACAATGATATTAACTGGTGCACCAAATATTCGTGAAGTTATTGCATTTCCAAAAAACTCTTCTGGTATTGACCCGATGACAAATGCACCTGACATAGTAACTGAAACACAACTTAAAGAGTTATCAATTAAATCAGTTAAATAATTAATTTTAAGTTAAAATATTTTAAAAGGTAAATAAATGTATTTACCTTTTAAACTTGTATAATAAAGTTGTTTGGGGGATCTTTTCATGAAAATGTATAAAAAAACAGGAGAAGTATATACACCTGAGTTAGTAGTTAAAAATATGTTGGATATGTTATCTTATAAAAATAAGAATATTTTAAAAAAGCATATAATTGATAATTCTTGTGGTTTAGGAGCTTTTTTATCTGTTATTGTTAAACGATACATTAAGGTATCTCTGGCCGCTAATATTAGCTTAAATGAAATTAAAAGAGATTTAGAGAAGTACATACACGGTATAGAATTAAACAAGGAAAGTCATAAAGTAACAATATCAACTTTGGATGAAATTTGTTTAGAACATAAAATACCTGGAAAAGTCAAATGAGATATTATTAATGGCGACTCCCTTTATATTAAAAAATATGATAAAAAGATGGATTTTGTAGTTGGTAATCCACCATATATTAGAATTCATGATTTAGATGCTAAATATAAAGAATTTGAATTCTCAAAAAAGGGTATGACAGATTTGTATTTGATTTTTTTTGAAATAGGAATAAATATGCTAAATGAAACTGGAAAACTAATTTACATCACTCCAAATTCTTATCTTACAAGCAGCTCTGGGTCTTCTTTAAGAAAATACTTATTAGAGAATAATTTGATACAAAAAGTTTTGAACCTAGGTCACGATAATCCATTTAAAAATATTACTACTTATCCGATAATTACAATGTTGAAAAAACAAAAGAAAAATAAAGATGTTGAAGTATATAAAAATGACTCTATCAAAAACAAATATATTAAAGATTTTACAATTAAAAATGAGACTTACCAGATAGAAAACAAGTTTTATTTTCATAAGTCTAATGATATAAACTTTTTAAAAGAAATACTTACCGTTAAATCAAATAATAGCAAAGTTTTTGTAAGAAATGGTCTAGCAACAAATTTCGATAGTTTTTTCTATAATGATAATTTTGAAGGTGAGTTTATAATTGATGCAATCAAGGCTTCAAATTTAAAGTATACAAAGCTATTCTATCCTTATGATAAAAGTGGAAAACTGATACCTTTAGATGAAATAGAGAGAAAAAATAAAAATATTTATGATGAATTGCAATTGAAGAAATTTTCTTTATGTGATAGATCTTTAGAAAATATGAGTAATTGATATGGATTTGCAAGATCACAAGCAATTAAAGATGTTTACAAAGAAAAAATCACAATGAATAATATTATAAGAACTATTGAATCAATTAAAATTATTCACGCTCCTTATGGAACAGCTATTTATTCAGGTTTCTATATCTATTCAGATTGTATAAGTCTTGAGGAAATTCAAAAAAAGCTGAAAAGTCAGAAGTTCATAGAATACGTAAAACTATTAGGTAAAGATAAAAATGGACATTATTACTACGTTTCATCTAAGGATGTTCAAAAATACTTAGATTATAGCTTTTTAGACTACGAATATAATAAGATTAAATTAGCAATAAAAAAATGTGATAGGGATTTGAATTTATATGAGAAAATACGAAAATAATCTTCTAAAAGAAATAAAAAATACATATGCATTTATTTATCGACCGAGTCATAAAGAAAATAAACGAAGTAATAAAAAAGTCGATAATTTACATTATGCTTTATTACGGCATTTAAGTTCAGAATTGAATGATTCTAGTTTTGAGTTGTTCACAAAAGAAACGGATGGCTCGGAATTAAAAGCCAATGGATATTATTATGATAAAAAAACAGATGTTTTAATCATGAATAAAAAAACAAAAGAAACAATTGCAACAATTGAGTTCAAAATGTTGTTATCAAGTGTTCAAAAAAATAACAACAATAATATTTCTAATATGATAGGTGACGCAACTAATATAAGAAAAGCAGGTATAAAAACCTACTGAATATATTGTATAAGCAATACTACACCCGTTTATAAATCAACTGGTGAAATACAAAGTCTATATAAAATTAAAGAAAAATATTTTGATGTATACAAAAAGATATACAACGATAATTACTCAGAGGATGATTCAATACCTAATGCTGTCTCTTTCAATATATTAGAAGATGATATTGATTTAACAAAGTTGAAGACTAAACAAGAGTTGAAAATAAAATATGACAATCACATCAATAAAGATGGATTTGATATAAAATTAGTTGATAATATCAGATATGAAAAAAATAATCTATTTATTAACGAATATGATAAATTTATAAAAAAAATGAGTGAGGAAATAAAAAATGCAATATACCAATAAACTTGAAGAATATCTTGATCTATGATTTTCAAATGAAAACCCAGAAACAAGAATAAAAATATTAACACACTATATTTTTTCAAGAGAAAATAATATAGATGAATCAAAATATTCATACATAAATTTACTAAATTTTTGTAACAATGAAAATTATCCATCAATAATTATTTATGATGAAGAAGAAGATGATAAATTAGCACAGCTATTTTATGTAGCTAATAGTGAGGAAGACGTCAAAGATATCATCAAGAAAAATAAAATATTTATTGATAACTTAAAATCTAACACTTTAAACAAAGATGTACTTTTCACAAAAGGCTATATTAATTTAATAAATAAACTTTTCGAAAATAATGTCACTGACTACGAATTGATTATTATCTATAATGATTATCTACAGGATCAAAAAATTATTGCTATGGAAGATTATTTTTTTAATGATCCTAATATTTTTAATTATTGTGAATTGAAAATAATAGATAAAAAAAGATTAAACTCAAAATTTATGGGTGAAATTTTGGATGAAAGTCAACAAGAAGGAAATAAGTTTAATTTTGAATTCAAAAACCCGTCAAATATGGAAACTGGAAAGAATAATGCAATAATTTATCAAGAAGCAAACGTTGAAAAAACCATCATTCTTTCTTTATCTGCAAAATCGCTTATAAGTTGTTATCATAAATTTAACGAGAGTATTTTTGATAAAAATGTTAGGTTTGCTATAACAAAAGGGACAGCATCTAAAAGTGTGGATGACAGTATTAGAGAAACTGTAAAAAACAATCCAGGGAAATTTTTTATTTTCAATAATGGTGTAACAATAGTTAGTGAAAAAATTGGCGAAATAGATATCCTAAATAACTTAGTTTCTTTGAAAAACTTCTCAATTGTCAATGGAGCTCAGACTATAACTAATCTTGAAAAAATTAATAGAGACTCATCAATGAAAGACAACATAGATAAGGTTTATGTTGTAGCAAAAATTATTGAGGTTAAAGATGAAAATCAAGATGACTTGGTAGAAAAAATAACAAAAGCATCAAATAATCAAAAACCAATTACACCTAGAGATTTAAAATCGAATGCCAAAGAAATGATAGCTTTAAAAGAATTCTTCAAAGAAAATAATGTAATCTTAAATGTTAAACGGGGAGACCAAGCCTTAGCTGATAAAAAATATATAGCTAAAAGATTGGGAATTAATGATGTAAGTAAAATACCTAGTGTACTTAATGATCAAGTCGCGCAATACGTTTACTCACTTATATTAATGAATCCAACATTCTCTTTACAAAATAAATCTAAGATATTTAATGAAAAAAATTACGAAAAAATATTTTTAAATAAAAGCGTTTCACATGAAGACATATTCTTATCATATTCATTCTACTCAAAGGTATCTAAGTTATTAACAGAATTGAATAATTATATTATTTTTGGAGATATTGAAGGTGTTCAGCCACTTATAGGTAACATAAATTCTTGAGTAATTTCTTTAATTTGATTGATTTGAAACATTAAAGACTCATTAGGAACAATTGTTAATTACAAAAGTTTAGAAACTTTCAAAAACGTAAAAGGTACATTTGTAAACAAGACAATAAACGATGAGTTTGAGTTCAATAAGGATGAATTAGCATCTTTTATGTATAATTGTTACGAAATCATATATAAAATGTATCTGGAGAAAAAAAATAAAAAAGGAGAACTTTTCTCACATTCAGCGTTTTCATATAAAGAAGAGTTTTATCAAGAATTTATAAAAGAAGTATTTAAAATTAAAATAATAAGTGAATTAGAAAGAAAAGTAAGATACTTAAGTAGTATCTTCAAATAATACTGTAAAAACTTGTTGAATAATTACAAGTTTTTTTTTTTTTTTTTGTGTTTAAACTTTTTTAAACTTTTTTAAACTTTTTTAAACTTTCCTTATTGTGGTTTAGTTTTAATGCTAAGATACTTACAGGAGATACATCAAAATCACATAGTTTTTAACTATATATTACAAAAATACCAAAACTTTTATTAAACTGTTAATTTATTTCGAAAAAGGGTGTTGGTTATGAGAAAAAAGAGTGAAGAGCAATCTTTATTAATTAGAATAATTGATCTTGTTGGTACACATAAAAACATAAAAGATATCTATAATTGTGCAACAAGAATTAGATTAACTTTATATAATAATCAGATCGTAAATGTTAATAACTTGAAAAAAATTAAAAGTTTCAAAAATGTTTTATGATCAAATAACGAACTACAAATTATAGTTGGACCTGGAGTTGAAAAACTAACGAGTCTATTGAAATCTAGGCTTGATGACTTAAGGAACAAAGAAGATTATGACAGCTTTAACATTAACTCTAAGATGTCAAAACAAAACAATATTTCATATGGTAGCAAGTTCTTGAAAGCTGTATCAGCTATTTTTGGTCCACTTATTCCTTTCTTAATAGGAGTTGGTTTATTGATGGCTTTTCAACAACTGCTTATAAGAATGAAGGTGAGTTCACTTATTACTAAAGATGGTGTAATGGGAGTCGATTACAATGTATTTGATTATGTCTTAAATATTATTACTGGTACAGGGTTTAAAATGATGGGTGTAGTTGCGATGTGATCAACTGTCCGTTATTTAGGTGGCAAACCACCAATTGCCATTACTCTTGGTTTGATAATGGTATCCCCAATTATTCCAGAAAATGGAGTTCATCTCTTTGAAATTGGTAATTGAGATATTGTTATTAAGCCGTTTTATTCAACAATATTAGTTTTTATTGTTATGGGAATAGTTATAGCATATCTACAAAGTTTTATGGATAAATATTTTAATTCAGTAGCAAATTTCTTATTAAATCCATTTTTGACTTTATTGATAGGAGGAATATTAGCATTTTTTTTACTAGGACCTATTATGGGTATAATCGAAAATGTACTTTTATTAGCCTTTGATTGATTCATGAAATTACCGTTTGGTTTAGGAACTATGATAGTTGGTTTAACTTGACAACCATTAGTGGTGTTAGGGGTTCACAACATTTTGTTTTTTGCAGCAACAGCTGATCTGGTTGCGAATAATAACCCGTCATTGTTTCTAGCAGCAGCATTCGCTGCTGCATGAGCCCAAATGGGTGCTACTATTGGGGTTTGTTTAAGAAGTAAAAGAATTATTGATAAAACATCCGCTATTGCCGCTGCATTACCTGGAATTATTTCGGGTCCGACTGAATCTTGTATATATGGTGTAAATTTACCAAAAGGCTTACCATTTATAACTGGTGTGATCGCAGGAGCATTAGGTGGATGATTAATAGGAATATTTGGCGTAGCTTTAAACAATTTAGCAGGTCTTGGAGGAGTTGTTGGTTTCTTGGCCTATACTGATAAATTGTTATTAGCAATTTTGATTGATTTAGTTTCTTTTGGTTTAGGAATAATAATAACCTTTATATTTTGGAAAGAAGAAAAATCAGAAAAACGACTTGTTATGAAGACTACAAAAAAATTAAACAAAGTTGAAAGACTTTCAAGTATTATAGATTATCAAGCACTTGAATT encodes the following:
- a CDS encoding ATP-binding cassette domain-containing protein; the protein is MQMKKRKFANLINIANKREEKAVASYQYVNAFQGLILFSLFISSQMIMLFVSIFLSLNNYTEVGSILAVTNISGTFFNGVNGLFGSAFIIKAGTIMIKKFNYNEKQVHPKKFIAFEKLEVKNLSYKVAEKDIFKNINLTFEKNKKYLIVGDSGKGKTTLLNIVFGLIDNYQGNLIINEKHDYKSLSKEDIKNLIWYMPQKTIIFNDSLRNNISLFDPSIEDGKLFKALKNVNLNELANSASLESDLNNDFSNLSGGELQRISIARSLTQNKQILIFDEITSNLDKGNREIIENIIGGLKKTIIFISHTTNILNNQNFDEIIKL
- a CDS encoding ABC transporter transmembrane domain-containing protein; this encodes MKLTRLTNKYWYLIFAYFLITSVSNGCMVYAGYQLSSVLNNVFEKNIQGVTKDTIIVAISFLLSIISNYISNILKIYTVKKIKIELKNLICRKIISFSDQEYNSYKKGELISWFTNDVNSIENLCIENLFNVIKSLSAIILATYAIFTFHWIIGLSLLGITILMIVLPTLVQSIVTKKTEKMSKEREIFSSKVENLLNGYIIFSYANEKKKVCKLDKHS
- the hisS gene encoding histidine--tRNA ligase; its protein translation is MIQKPRGTEDLFNEKVREFFALELIIRNLVDLYNYQEIRTPIFESLELFKRSVGEQTDIVSKEMYVFNDKKNRELALKPEGTAPTVRSIIENKLYINENLPLKLFYFGSMFRYERPQSGRQRQFNQFGVEVFGKKTPELDAEILCLAVSLLRTVGIEEFQVNLNYLITGEKRETYIAYLKETLSGLDLCQDCQKRIELNPLRVLDCKIDAPKFKDLKDMKEYLSNDEKEYYQQLKNNLNNLGITYQENGMLVRGLDYYTGFVFEVIDDTGSTLIGGGRYDNLVQELGNVELQAAGFGMGIERIINKLETLGISLAEEQSVDCYIIALCEKAKQFSNILLLMMRSAGIKSEFNYQERNLKSAFKFSEKLKAKNIIIIGENELKNNVVVIKNQITKKEITVPFDKIIETIREK
- the aspS gene encoding aspartate--tRNA ligase is translated as MRRSHTCGQLTIKEINQNVVLEGWVAKVRKMGALNFVDLRDRYGITQLVVDENMSLEFLKPEYVVRVSGVVIERKSKNADLITGEIEVKLNKIELINKSELTPFEIKNNIDSQEDTRLTYRYLDLRRPEMQNILVTRSKVNNIIRNYFVNNDFIEIETPIFGKSTPEGARDFLVPSRLNPGKFYALPQSPQLYKQLFMIAGLDRYFQIVKCFRDEDLRIDRQLEFTQLDMEMAFAEQEDVMQTIESLLKKLVLDLKGVDIKGNFLRLTYQEAMEKYGNDKPDIRFGYEIHTLNNIFDNTEIPLFSNLQDKKIRAICVDALLTKKDLETLSEVAKQNSVNILAFAKFDQNEWSGSIGSKLNDAEKQALIKEFDIKEKSTILFVVDEYYRASKALSAVRNTVASLLNTLDPNELKFLWVVDFPLFEFSEEENRYVAAHHPFTMPSENCLKDFDINKEKAFAKAYDIVLNGFEIGGGSQRITDQTIQKRMFDAIGLTENQIKDNFGWFVNAYNYGAPYHAGCALGLDRITMILTGAPNIREVIAFPKNSSGIDPMTNAPDIVTETQLKELSIKSVK
- a CDS encoding HsdM family class I SAM-dependent methyltransferase, with the translated sequence MKMYKKTGEVYTPELVVKNMLDMLSYKNKNILKKHIIDNSCGLGAFLSVIVKRYIKVSLAANISLNEIKRDLEKYIHGIELNKESHKVTISTLDEICLEHKIPGKVKWDIINGDSLYIKKYDKKMDFVVGNPPYIRIHDLDAKYKEFEFSKKGMTDLYLIFFEIGINMLNETGKLIYITPNSYLTSSSGSSLRKYLLENNLIQKVLNLGHDNPFKNITTYPIITMLKKQKKNKDVEVYKNDSIKNKYIKDFTIKNETYQIENKFYFHKSNDINFLKEILTVKSNNSKVFVRNGLATNFDSFFYNDNFEGEFIIDAIKASNLKYTKLFYPYDKSGKLIPLDEIERKNKNIYDELQLKKFSLCDRSLENMSNWYGFARSQAIKDVYKEKITMNNIIRTIESIKIIHAPYGTAIYSGFYIYSDCISLEEIQKKLKSQKFIEYVKLLGKDKNGHYYYVSSKDVQKYLDYSFLDYEYNKIKLAIKKCDRDLNLYEKIRK
- a CDS encoding AIPR family protein, which produces MQYTNKLEEYLDLWFSNENPETRIKILTHYIFSRENNIDESKYSYINLLNFCNNENYPSIIIYDEEEDDKLAQLFYVANSEEDVKDIIKKNKIFIDNLKSNTLNKDVLFTKGYINLINKLFENNVTDYELIIIYNDYLQDQKIIAMEDYFFNDPNIFNYCELKIIDKKRLNSKFMGEILDESQQEGNKFNFEFKNPSNMETGKNNAIIYQEANVEKTIILSLSAKSLISCYHKFNESIFDKNVRFAITKGTASKSVDDSIRETVKNNPGKFFIFNNGVTIVSEKIGEIDILNNLVSLKNFSIVNGAQTITNLEKINRDSSMKDNIDKVYVVAKIIEVKDENQDDLVEKITKASNNQKPITPRDLKSNAKEMIALKEFFKENNVILNVKRGDQALADKKYIAKRLGINDVSKIPSVLNDQVAQYVYSLILMNPTFSLQNKSKIFNEKNYEKIFLNKSVSHEDIFLSYSFYSKVSKLLTELNNYIIFGDIEGVQPLIGNINSWVISLIWLIWNIKDSLGTIVNYKSLETFKNVKGTFVNKTINDEFEFNKDELASFMYNCYEIIYKMYLEKKNKKGELFSHSAFSYKEEFYQEFIKEVFKIKIISELERKVRYLSSIFK
- a CDS encoding PTS transporter subunit EIIC, yielding MRKKSEEQSLLIRIIDLVGTHKNIKDIYNCATRIRLTLYNNQIVNVNNLKKIKSFKNVLWSNNELQIIVGPGVEKLTSLLKSRLDDLRNKEDYDSFNINSKMSKQNNISYGSKFLKAVSAIFGPLIPFLIGVGLLMAFQQLLIRMKVSSLITKDGVMGVDYNVFDYVLNIITGTGFKMMGVVAMWSTVRYLGGKPPIAITLGLIMVSPIIPENGVHLFEIGNWDIVIKPFYSTILVFIVMGIVIAYLQSFMDKYFNSVANFLLNPFLTLLIGGILAFFLLGPIMGIIENVLLLAFDWFMKLPFGLGTMIVGLTWQPLVVLGVHNILFFAATADLVANNNPSLFLAAAFAAAWAQMGATIGVCLRSKRIIDKTSAIAAALPGIISGPTESCIYGVNLPKGLPFITGVIAGALGGWLIGIFGVALNNLAGLGGVVGFLAYTDKLLLAILIDLVSFGLGIIITFIFWKEEKSEKRLVMKTTKKLNKVERLSSIIDYQALELIQNLRKHKKRKTSLDEILKTSNKILMKKNLIDVNLSNDLEELQVDSNNLIKNKYFIRRLEAQLKLVRTNRQSKLNNIYCDIKQKALSLKEVLPKTKEFLILLVKIKNLDFSLKRILNRVEEKKEKLASRGNKLLTSKNKNDFTKGLSLIEKSKNSIKPSSKYDSLLEKKSYLEVDIEKKEKLLAQVLKDKYDEFEKSIIDIENIKQKDLSYFKNKYFDDLHTIFIKEKIVTSKCVQ